One segment of Carassius auratus strain Wakin chromosome 2, ASM336829v1, whole genome shotgun sequence DNA contains the following:
- the LOC113116475 gene encoding E3 ubiquitin-protein ligase MSL2-like, whose translation MNPVNATALYVSACRSLLQCDPMDPGTYGGLFNVLPFFRDSLSCLVCGNLLQDPVAPKNSSCQHYVCKGCKGKKMFLKPSCSWCKDYEQFEENKQLQILIDCYRNLCECVSVCVTSEQSASGVKGYPEVNKILEEVLGVSQEHEDLSPGRDTLDVPHLKTETDSSQSSTDVNLTDSDKPSEQIPAELETPEPVRADGPLKSDSSLHMGAVTVNAKSKVSQETSSESLQLNAESTSVLEDLKSDITSKDVSCGQTKATPEPCQNSLQSQTSGALAPALPPQSQTGLTCLATAHRKVHLSRKRSRSESDSESLQPLAITSLIQGPSVAATVPPNTAFEPKAPSPPAVVLTNGGVLKVNKAVLGSTKNIQINTDLGNKKVQAKSKVAVPKAKGKAKDRLLSASVLAGQPGQPHKAVYKKTQEKKGCKCGRATQNPSVLTCRGQRCPCYSNRKACLDCICRGCQNSYMANGEKKLEAFAVPEKALEQTRLTLGINLTSISVRNAGTNATGVLGLSAGSPMASFLTSSTDEDQSFEEALEMHFDC comes from the exons ATGAACCCGGTGAACGCCACCGCGCTGTACGTGTCGGCGTGCCGCTCTCTTCTGCAGTGCGACCCGATGGACCCGGGTACATACGGAGGGTTGTTTAACGTCTTGCCTTTCTTTAGAGACTCCCTATCCTGCTTGGTGTGTG GGAATTTGCTTCAGGatccagttgctccaaaaaacTCCTCCTGCCAGCACTATGTTTGCAAGGGTTGTAAAggcaagaaaatgtttttaaagccaTCCTGCAGCTGGTGTAAAGACTATGAGCAGTTTGAGGAGAATAAACAGCTCCAGATTCTGATCGACTGCTACAGGAATCTCTGCGAGTGTGTCTCAGTGTGCGTCACATCCGAGCAGAGTGCCTCGGGGGTCAAGGGTTACCCCGAGGTCAACAAGATACTGGAGGAGGTGTTGGGGGTGAGTCAGGAACACGAAGACCTCAGTCCTGGCAGAGACACTTTGGATGTTCCTCATCTCAAAACAGAGACTGACTCTTCACAAAGCTCTACTGATGTCAACCTGACTGACTCGGATAAACCCTCTGAGCAGATCCCAGCTGAACTAGAGACCCCTGAGCCTGTCAGGGCTGACGGACCTCTGAAATCTGACTCATCACTACACATGGGTGCTGTCACTGTTAACGCAAAGTCCAAAGTTAGTCAAGAGACAAGCAGTGAATCGTTGCAACTCAATGCGGAGAGCACAAGCGTCCTGGAAGACCTTAAATCTGACATTACGAGCAAGGATGTATCATGCGGACAGACTAAAGCAACACCAGAGCCATGTCAGAACTCATTACAGTCCCAAACCAGCGGCGCCCTCGCGCCAGCACTCCCTCCGCAATCTCAGACGGGCCTGACTTGCCTCGCCACAGCCCACAGAAAAGTGCATCTGAGCCGAAAGCGCTCTCGCTCTGAAAGCGACAGTGAGAGTCTCCAACCTCTAGCCATCACCAGCCTCATCCAGGGGCCATCGGTAGCAGCCACAGTCCCGCCTAATACAGCATTTGAACCGAAAGCGCCCTCCCCACCTGCTGTCGTGCTCACTAACGGAGGCGTTTTGAAGGTTAATAAGGCTGTGCTGGGTTCAACAAAAAATATCCAGATAAACACAGACCTAGGTAATAAGAAAGTTCAGGCGAAGTCTAAAGTGGCTGTCCCGAAGGCAAAGGGAAAGGCAAAGGACAGGCTGCTGTCAGCTAGCGTTTTAGCAGGACAACCAGGACAGCCCCATAAAGCCGTGTACAAAAAGACACAAGAGAAAAAAGGCTGCAAGTGTGGACGAGCCACCCAGAATCCAAGTGTTCTTACCTGCAGAGGCCAAAGATGCCCCTGCTACTCCAACCGTAAGGCCTGCTTGGACTGCATCTGCAGGGGCTGCCAGAACTCATACATGGCCAACGGGGAGAAGAAGCTGGAGGCCTTCGCCGTGCCCGAAAAAGCCCTGGAGCAAACCAGACTCACGCTCGGCATCAACCTCACCAGTATATCTGTGAGAAACGCTGGAACGAACGCTACAGGAGTTCTCGGCCTGTCCGCGGGCTCCCCTATGGCCTCTTTCCTCACGTCCAGCACCGACGAGGACCAGAGCTTTGAAGAGGCTCTAGAGATGCATTTCGACTGTTGA